CAATATCTCATTAGGATAATTGTTACAACAAGAAAAGTGTCTGTACAGTTAGTATATTATTactcatggaaaagttttgtcATGGTGGCAGCAGTACCCTTCTGTAGGAGCTAGGCTAACTCAAAGCCTCTTTGTTCCGACTATTATTTACCAGATTGTTCTTTTTCATTAAATACACAATAGGCAGTGGGCACCATATCAGTTAAAGCAAAAGGCTACAACGCACTGGGTGGTAAAATGTGGTCCTGAGGCAGAAGTGTAAACGTCATAATAACTACGGCAGTAAGAAAAGGATGACAACAATTAATTACAGTCCAGGAGAAGCCATGAAGTAATGGCTAAGCAAACCTTTGCTTGGCCCAATGATGTCCTTTGGGAGATAACAGTGTAAAAttgaatctctctctctcacacacacacacatacacacacacaaaacaaacaaaccaaaaaaaaaaaaaaccagataCTACACTATAGCTATCGGAACATTCCATCAGAGTACCTGACCCAACTCAAACCATTCTCCATTCCAGGTCCAGTCAAACTGAAATCACCACTGCTATCAGGTCTGCCCAAAATTTAGATTGGCTCAATATGACCAGAGATGTACCAACATTTTGATAACATGGCCTGCTGCATCATCAGTCAGCCAATCCTAATGCAACTGCTGTCTTCACTGAAGCTTTATTATGTTGTCTGGGTGTACCTGTAACTTTATTGTCATCGGCCCAATCCCAATCTCCACACTCACAGACTCAGGGACTTTGAGGTGTGTTCCCGCAAAGTGCATGAGGGCTTAGGGCTGTCAAAACCTTAAGTGCATGAAGACTCTCCTGCAGACCCTACATGCACATTTTCCTGAAGTCTGCATTTCTACAGACTTTGCCTGAGGGAACTATCCGCAATTCATAGCACTGCAAAACACAGGGTTACTAGGGAAAgtctggaaaaataaaaaaaacaaaacaaagaaaacaaacaaacaaaaaaacataagcaAGGCAGACTGACATATGGGCGTTTCAGCATGGTTTCAGCATGTGGTACTGTAtttgcacagaaacacagatttatgtgtatgtgagtgCAGGCATAGGctatatcagtggttcccaactggtgggttgcggtccaaaaGACAGATCCATTCTAAATGGGCccagtggctggaccagttgggaactgcTGGGCTATATTACACACCTAGTTTATTCACCAACCAGTTATTTTGATTTTGCTTAATGGTGctgttttaagaaaaacaaagaaattgaTTTCTTGATAATTACCTCTATTTCACTCTGCAAGACAAGAGTCTGGAGTATGTTCACATCTTGGCcgtgaaaaaagtaaaaaacataaaatataaagtcCTAAACCCATAACTTCCATGTGTAAGATGTTTTGGTGTTGTCAAAGTAATGTGATGTGTCACTGCAAAGTGTTGCCTTGTTCCTATTTATACCATTTCGAACCTTTGTAGCCCCTCACATTCAAACAATTACCAGGTGATATCAGGTAAGTCCAGAGACTGGGCCCTGCACTCCCCCTCTGCACTTTTCTGCACTTTTCCAACAGTGGCATTAGAAGGACAATTTTTGAAGCTTATCATCTCTGTGAACAACCATGTGAACAACTGAATGCATTCGAGGAGAGATCCCACAACAATGAGCCTTACCATACCTCATTTTAAGACATATGCACCCATGGGCACACGGATGGGCACAGTACATTTGTGACTCACACAATGTGGGAGCTAACTGTGAAAAGGAAAACTGTGAAAACCTATAAAATAGGGATTTTAAACCCTTCCATACTACCGCGCAGCAACTTCCTGCCTCCAGTCATTTCAATGAGGGCAAGGTGGCAAAGGGGAAGCGGTTTCTAACAAGGCGGTTGAGGTATGAAGCAGTTGCAAGCTATGTGCAGGCACACAGATTTTGCTGTAGCACGCTGAGTTTACTGTGTTGAACTTCCAGTAGTTGTCGTCTGGCTTTACTTGATTAAATAGCAGGCATTACAGAATCAGAAAGAAGACAAGATGGCGGAGATGATAATGTTGGTATCTGGagttacagtgctaacaactTATGAGGACAACCAGAAGAAAAACTTGGCCTGGAaaaacatttccaccaaacttcaGATGACTGGTAAACTGTCTATGTATAAATCTTTGGCTGTTTAAGTGATTTCCATTCTCTTGCTACAGACTGCAGCCACAAGCTAGCTAGCACTTCTGCAAGTCTTTATCGGAGCACCTGGCTGTCATCACAGATGCGGACCTTGGTGGAAACGacagcttttaataactttttacCTTTTGTGGGAACAGCTTCGGGCATTTGCTTGAAAGGATTTAAGCAAATGCCATAATTGTGGTAACTGCTCTacacatggtaaacattacgTTAGCTGTCCTCTACAGTTACATTTCAATTATTGGAAGAAAACCCAGTCAGGACAGCAGTGAGCTGCTGACTTGACATGGTTTGGCATCAAGAAAAAATAGTTTAACAAGTGATGGCTACCACAGGCCAGAGAGAAAACAACTAGACTTGAGAGGGTAAATTAGAAAAACACTGAGCAACACGCTAAATAATATTAGAACAGTAGCCCAACAGGAAATCATTTTGACAGAGATGGTACCCACACAGCCTCAGCTTCAGGTCTGCAGGAGGAAATTTGTTAAGATTCACTGGGATATTATGGTAGATTACGGTAGTGCATTAAAGTGGGCCAACTCCCTGTTCctcacacacagaatcacaaacacacagattgtATCACCCAGCACATGATGCTGCTCACAGTACAGCAGCCATCCACATTCCACAGTCACTTCACTAATGAAGAGCAAAGTGACAAACTATTCATTTCACTGGTTAACTGCATTGCAGGAGATGATTCTGCTGCGTAATGAAACCTGCAACACTTCAACATCCTTATGATTGACAATAAcattatgataataatataattttttttctttgatttcaGCCTGCCattattacatttaaatcaCACGTCAGGTAGTTTGGGTGATGTAGCTTGTTCtttgggtcattttttttttttttaaatcccaaGTTTGCGACTCTCCAAAGTATCCTTGGTTATTTATACATGGAATAAAAAAGGTAAGAGTCAGTTAACCCTGACCCAAACCTTAAGGAAATACAATAGAGGTCTCAAAGCTCACATTTGCATAATTGTTACAGTaaatattaaatcaataaatCTGTAATGCTGTAGTGACCTGTACAATGTCCAACGTACCAACTAACAGACAATTTGTATTTAGTCAGTGGTTTTCCCAGCTGGTTTGGAACTGGATAAGGTAGCAGACACTTGTTTTACACAAGCCACCCACAAATTGGGTACAACCATCCTAGACTCCATTGTGTACAATTTCCTCTGGGTCCCTACGATGTAAGGCCCGCCTGCTGTCAGGTCAGTTCGGAGATTAAGTCCGTCTCCGTTTTGGAGTCTCGGGTCCTTTCTGGGTCAAATTTTCCAGCCTACACAGACCTGCGATCCACAGTTAcgctacaacacacacagtccatcactGTCTGTACTCAAGCAGAACTGAGGTAAACTTGTATGGAGGAATCCAGGTGGGCTGGAATGTCAGGATGAAGTTCTGTTATATCCAGCCTCTATGTGTTTCTCCAGCCATAGCTCTGCTAACTGCATCGTCGACGCAAACGTACTCGCTCTTGACCCAAGgcacattttgtgttgtttctgcTCAAGACTTGAGTTGCAGTGGACAGGATGATAAATGTGGACAATACCTGGTTCTTGACTGCGTAACACTTTCAAACCAGAATTAATAACTTTTGTATACAGGTCTACGTCCTCCAATCCCCAGCCTAAGATTGAGGTGTCAAAACCTCCGGCTTTTAGTAAATCACTCTTGAAAACACAGCTGATTCCAAATCCATAATCTCGCCAGAAACCACTTTTTTTGGTCAGCACAAATTTGTTTTCTCTTGGGGCCTTTTCAGAATACACTATCTTGGGGTTGTACTGACTAAAGACAACAGGAAAATAGACTTGTCTCCCTTGGACAGCATTGTCTCTGCAACGCTGCAAGGCATCACCACTAAAGATTAGATCCACATCACAGAAGAAGAGCAGAGAGTTATTATGAAGCTGTGATGAGCCCAGCTCAAGAGCCAGTCCTCGGGAAAAGTTGCCCATCATGGAGATTATGGACAGGTCAGCTTTGGGATACTTCCTGTAGTAGTCTTTAATTAACTGCATGTGtcttcctctgctctgattgctCCCACTTTCCATCAGAATGACAGAGAGCTTAACATTTTGTTTGGGTATCAAACACACTTTCTCAAAGTTCTCCATGAAGCGGACAAAGGTGTCATAGCGACCAGATAAGGGTACAAGGATGTTGACCTTTCTCTGGCTTTGCTCCCACATTTCCCTGTTTGATTCATAGACCTGGAAAGGTGATAAGAACCTCAGAGAATTGGAAAGGAAAGACAGGGATTGGGATTCAGAGTTGATGGACGCCACAAGTTCAGCCACATCTAACTCTTCAGTTTCAGTAAAGAAGGGTCGGCTAAAGGACTGCTGAAGGTAAGCATGTCGCCTCACAGGCACTGTAATTTTGCGTCCCTTATGTTTCTTGTACAGAAGCAGTAAGTCTATGATGTACTCTGCACCATGCATTGGATCCACCCTGTAGTAGCCATATTGAATCTCTTTAAAGTCAATTACACGGCCACGCGTTTTCGAATTCTCATTAATCATCTCCATGACCTGGAGGATAATGTCTTCCAGTGCAGTCCGAAGCAAGTTCCCAAGGCTTTGCCTAGCAATCTTGTTCTCAGCAGCAGAATAAACATGACGGCCAGTCAGGAAATCCCACTCAATTACATCATTTCTCTCACTGGGCTTATAGCGCATGTAGGAAGGTGGGGACCCCAGCTGTTGGTCCTCCCACAGTATTTCTGTATCACTGAGGTAACTCATGATCAGGCCTTCGCGGTGGAGCAGAAGGGTTTGGTAACAAAGCCTGGAGATCTCACGGCTCAGCATGTAGCTGTGGAGGCGGTACTGGTAGGCAGGCTTTTTATTGGGGTGAAGTGTAATGGCATTGTGGATCTTGCTACTGTGAAGCTCTTCGATGAAACCTTTCTTGTTGTGTTCATAGTTCTCATAGAAGAGCTGCTGCATCTATGGAGAGAGATGCAACACCATGATAAGAGCATGGATCATATCCTAGTACCAGAGCAAATAACACTGGACTCTTTTTACCATATGCCACATTGATTAAAATAGACCAACTATGCTTTCTAACACAATGGCTTTGTTCTTTAATGATTTACTGCCCACTTAGCTAAAGAATGTATTTAACTGACAAATATACTGATAAGTCTTTGCTACTATGTGGGCAGGAcatttggaaaaagaaaaagatgcatTCAAGAGTGCAGGCTATGCTAAGTGGGGAATggtataaaaatcaaaactcaaTCAACTATATTgataaaataacaaattaaaagacaaaattatACAgacttaaagtaaaaaaaaacatgaaacaaaaaaagctaatccacaaatttaaacaaattggttaaaatcaaatatatgtatatttgtatatttatattatatgtatattttaagGGGATAGTTTCGGGATTTTTGATGTGGGGTTGtgtggggtacttatccatagtcagtataTTAAGCTTGGTTTCCACCAAGCATTCtgatacagttcagttcagtacacattttttatgtttcctctgtgaaaagttgtggatggtaccaacagaaccgCTTCTAACTGTCCCCATTTTGGTCATCCCTCTgatggggtacctagcacacagatctggtgctaaaaggtggaggtagaaacactgcagtccattgactGGTCAGTAGCAGACAGTCAGTCTTGCTCCGGGCTAAGTTGTGACTGGTTTTGAGGcatatgtaaccactgttcatactgtggcaagTCTTACATACATTCGTAAACTACtgtataactataaaatgaaaggatgattTGCTGCCCTTTCGccgcagctgtagactgagaaaaaaaaaattaacttaattcactgggcccaCAGCCAGCAACTTCAAAGGTggaatgttactcaatgcatgagttgacaatgtgaatccatcaacacaccttaaatttcactttgaccattccattagtttttattgcctctcttggatgacatacacttttaacAATGaatggatcttcaagtgttgaaaaatatatatcaatttCAACCAGATTACGTGAACTGCaaatattctaatcctcacttggagaaaaaaaagcgttGTAGAGTatagttcctgtgggctacagcaacactagaCCCATGCGCTTGCCTGAAAAGGACCAAATGCACAAACAAGCTATTTTCAAATATCCCattgagagagactctcactgcagcctgttctattttgttctgaaaattttGGCATGTAACTCCGTTCTGTGAAttataaatgaggtgcagactttcatctgtgtcaccggtgaaGAGAAAatgcagtgagtgctggacggagcagtgagtgacaataaccccgcccacatttaagagaacTGTTTGTGGAGGAAGCTTTAAACGGACTAAGGGTCGAGGTACCATGTCAGAAAGGGtaacttttggttccaaaggtaccatactgcaagtgtttggtggaaacgcaGAATTACCTACAATAGATATCAGTTTGGCAAAGCAGGCTCGAGTCCGACATGAAAGCTAAACAATGGACTGCTGTGAAGGGGTCAACAACAAAACGCATTTTAGTCACCTGAAAAAAGTCCCACTTCACAAAACCAACATCACTTTAAGTGTATGttatatttagagtattttcaccattttccCTTTCCGTTAGACAGCCCGTTCCAGCTTAACTATTGTTTAAGGCTTTAGTTTCCCATCTATGACCTCATCAAAGCCATcagactccattaagaaaaacagtaattttaccttgctgaacatgcgagctgctggtctacctctgcttcgattagttagtttgtgttattgtgtgattttggtgaatctgaactaatcCTTTTAAACGTAAAACAACTGTTCAAAGCagtggtagatcagcagctctTGTGGTTAGCAAGCTAAAATGAAagtttttcttaatggagtctggctttcaaTATAGCAATGTAATGACGTCATTTTCCCCATTGTAAATcagtctgacattaaggtaaagcagtggaaatattctaaatatattgTACACTTATTacatattgactttttttttaggtgggacttttttttaaggttGCTAAAATACGTTTCGTTActggcccccatccacagcaacaGATTTGAATAGCTTGcttgtcagactccagcctgcttctccaaactgtggttgtaccgactgacatctactgtatgtaatatactatctatggataagtaccccatacaactcCACTTCACAAAATTTGAATTGTCTCTCTAATGTGTCActgaccaaaaaaataaaatataaaaaacattttgtgcatCCATTGCTGTTGCTTTTTCTTGTTTGGTTCTGTCATGTTGCCTCTTAAGTCTGTGAAGCAGGAGCAGAAATGTTACTGTTTTCCTTCTGCTAATATTCACCATTCaggaaataaatataataaataaagataagtCATTAAAACCACTAAACTGTTAATATTATAATGGATGCAGATCTTAGAGATTTTGCCCTTTCACTCTTCCTTACATACAGTGGATGTCTATCATCCCTCTATAATGTTCTCTCTTGTCTATATAAACCCCTCCACGCGCAATGAAAGTGAACGATGTTCTTATAAAAGCCCTGATATAAAGTGGACTGGCTTTGCTATGATTGTCTATCACCAAATAAGAGGGCCTCCATTACAAAAATAGTTTTCCTTGCAGTTGGTTTTAATGAAATCTTAAAACTAAATCAGTAGTGAAAAGCTTTCATTTCACTTCACCATAATTACTACCTACTACCTACTGACTGTCACTGATACtctagaaacaaacagcagactcAGTCCATACCTcatatgaccacacacactgtgttccTCCAAATCGCCGCACACAGCGGCCAACTTCCACATCTTCATGGGTGGTGTACATCTCCCTCAGACAGGTACTGATGTGAGGAACCATCCTGCGTAAAACTTCTCTGCTAAAGATCATCCCTGGGCCGCCCATGCAGAAGTTCTCTCCAGGTTCGAGGGCCAATCTGCCCAACTCCTCAGCCATGCCCAGGCCTGTCTGTCCCAGGTAAAGGGGCTTACTGCTGTTCAGTGACCGCAGGAACACCTCCAGCTTCTCACCTGGCAGAGGGGGAAATaagatgggatttttttttcatgatacaGTAAGTCATACAGACAAGACATGTTCCATTGTGGTAGTGAAACACTtcagaaataaacacaacttTGAGAATTATTCTTCTATCCTGGGCTCTATCAATAATTCAGCCACAAAAAGGTTCCCTTCCTAAAACACAGCTCAGGTTTCTCTCaatgctgtttgggctgagaaagccatgtgtaagtaaggtaaaggaggttattgggttggtgcgggtagcagtgagacctggcattaggggagtgtctctgggacgccagagatcactgtctagcctcctggaggtgtcgtgggaccaactagacgaaacactggtgaaaggaggttcccacctgatgaccccaaagacatgttagttatcactgctcactggtctgtatagttaagccttgccctaatagcttatcatagggcttaggaggttattcactgagcgctGAGCCTttatctagagcacaaacttcttgtgtttatttaaaaaaataatcattcatTCACAAGATCACATCAGaaaggaagaacattttactaAAAAGGGTAGCCCATAAATAATCAtacaactagtccatacccgggGATGTATTATGTATAGAGGCCTAAGAAGtcaaaaacagtatattagaggagatgcaaaatcagagcactgtaaatgcactgtgttataaatattaatgtaagacaaacaatgcacactgtatttagaaCAATGCTTTATGGCAAAATACATGGAGCATAGTTTCGGCTGACGGCACGGAGGCACGCGCGTGTGCGGGGCCATGCACGggcacacagatacacacatacaggtgtTGATCcgcaagtgttggagataaaggCTTCCCAGCCAAACTGTGGTCCCAGCGCAAGTGTTTTCAAAGTGGTCTCAGCGCAATGCGCAGCTCGcactgctaatggtgctcacaGTGTGAATGGGTAGTGGACAAAAACGCgaatataaacagtagaaatgtggataaaatgcaaaaacggcatcgtggctgtctgcacatgaccaAGATGAACGCAAGGTCAGAGAAGTAGgtcaaagcagtgaggaggaaaaaggatgatgacagacagacagatggacggacggacggagggacagaggtttctCCATTTTAATAGTAGGATAGTAGGATAATAGTAGGATAGTAGGATAAGCAAATAAAATGGACTCCATCGTCAGTCTCACCTAAATTACATCACAAACAAAAGATCAGTAAACCTGCATGCTTCTATAGCGAATGGTAATGTACCTCGATGTTAACTGGGCACAAAGAGCCCTTTTTATCCTGTGACTCACAGTAGAATGAGGTCAAACTCAGTCATTTAAAAGCAGTTTAGGGATTAAGTTATAGGATGATTTAGCTTTATAAAAGTCTGGGACTTATTTCGGAAGTTATGGCCATCATTGCTTTTAGTGAAGTCTGgtcaatttcatttataaaggccaatatttaaaaaattctTCATGGGGCTTTACAATCTTTATAGCATACAACATCTTCTATCTTATGATCTAAAAGGAAGTCTGATGGGTCAAGAGCAGTCAGGGGATCGGACAGGTTGGAAACAAGCCCATAACTTAGTAAGTTTTGGAggtaaaactaaaattaactgCCCCCACAACATCGCTAATAATCCCTCATCAAATGGGAAAACTGTGTGCACGAAACTAGAGTGAGTCAACATTGGAGCAGGAAGTGGGTCAGTAAACTGTGATGGACTTGTACAACAAAAAGTTTGGGTGACA
The sequence above is drawn from the Epinephelus fuscoguttatus linkage group LG18, E.fuscoguttatus.final_Chr_v1 genome and encodes:
- the LOC125905799 gene encoding chondroitin sulfate synthase 3-like, yielding MALKSRRPWTTVIFGVFLGFTASSWLIVPQVLESKGKKSPMCLYYSDSSVGKGPANPGNTAALKDRDSPHLSQEEDRLFSTGNSSGDTGTPVSKPKHFLYVGVMTAKKYVQTRAVAAYRTWVSSIPGKVEFFSSDGSDTVHVPVPVPVVSLAGVDDSYPPQKKSFMMLKYIHDHYLDKYEWFMRADDDVYIRGEKLEVFLRSLNSSKPLYLGQTGLGMAEELGRLALEPGENFCMGGPGMIFSREVLRRMVPHISTCLREMYTTHEDVEVGRCVRRFGGTQCVWSYEMQQLFYENYEHNKKGFIEELHSSKIHNAITLHPNKKPAYQYRLHSYMLSREISRLCYQTLLLHREGLIMSYLSDTEILWEDQQLGSPPSYMRYKPSERNDVIEWDFLTGRHVYSAAENKIARQSLGNLLRTALEDIILQVMEMINENSKTRGRVIDFKEIQYGYYRVDPMHGAEYIIDLLLLYKKHKGRKITVPVRRHAYLQQSFSRPFFTETEELDVAELVASINSESQSLSFLSNSLRFLSPFQVYESNREMWEQSQRKVNILVPLSGRYDTFVRFMENFEKVCLIPKQNVKLSVILMESGSNQSRGRHMQLIKDYYRKYPKADLSIISMMGNFSRGLALELGSSQLHNNSLLFFCDVDLIFSGDALQRCRDNAVQGRQVYFPVVFSQYNPKIVYSEKAPRENKFVLTKKSGFWRDYGFGISCVFKSDLLKAGGFDTSILGWGLEDVDLYTKVINSGLKVLRSQEPGIVHIYHPVHCNSSLEQKQHKMCLGSRASTFASTMQLAELWLEKHIEAGYNRTSS